A region from the Mustela erminea isolate mMusErm1 chromosome 10, mMusErm1.Pri, whole genome shotgun sequence genome encodes:
- the ZNF687 gene encoding zinc finger protein 687, whose amino-acid sequence MGDMKTPDFDDLLAAFDIPDIDTNEAIHSGPEENEGPGGPGKPEPSVGVDSGEATAAAARDGTEVPAQASDHGLPPPDISAVSVIVKNTVCPEQPESPAGSSGGEGTRAEGVTKEVPVGPHLMQNGFGGPESSLPGTPHSPAPPSGGTWKEKAMEGKAPLDLFAHFGPEPGEHPDPHPPSAPSPPREGTMTSPPFPSPFELSRENGPDLLPPGSPPPLGTMKQDSCSPLHPQGLAGIGSGVSPEASGISAGASPSQVAGLSFFKQSPGHQSPAASPKVPRCQPLKEEEEEGPVDKPSPESPQSPSSGAEAADEDSNDSPASSSSSRPLKVRIKTIKTSCGNITRTVTRVPSDPDPPTPLAEGTLLAEAGLLKLSPATSTPEGPKVVSVQLGDGTRLKGTVLPVATIQNASTAMLMAASVARKAVVLPGGTATSPKTMAKNVLGLVPQALPKVEGRAGLGTGGQKVNGASVVMVQPSKPATGPGAGGGTVISRTQSSLVEAFNKILNSKNLLPAYRPNLSPPADAGLALPPTGYRCLECGDAFSLEKSLARHYDRRSMRIEVTCNHCARRLVFFNKCSLLLHAREHKDKGLVMQCSHLVMKPVALDQMVGQPDITPLLAVPPALGPPALPALGKGDGAAIAAAITVVAAEAPVLPLSSEPPAAPATSAYTCFRCLECKEQCRDKAGMAAHFQQLGPSAPGANSTVCPTCPMMLPNRCSFSAHQRMHKNRPPHVCPECGGNFLQANFQTHLREACLHLSRRVGYRCPSCAVVFGGVNSIKSHIQTSHCEVFHKCPICPMAFKSAPSAHAHLYTQHPSFHTQQAKMIYKCAMCDTVFTHKPLLSSHFDQHLLPQRVSVFKCPSCPLLFAQKRTMLEHLKNTHQSGRPGEETAGKGGAGALMTPKAEPEDLAVSRGGAAAPTEESSSSSEEEELPSSPEPPRATKRPRRELGNKGIKGGGGGPGGWTCGLCHSWFPERDEYVAHMKKEHGKSVKKFPCRLCERSFCSAPSLRRHVRVNHEGIKRVYPCRYCTEGKRTFSSRLILEKHVQVRHGLPLGAQSPGRGSTLARGPSARAQGPGRKRRQSSDSCSEEPDSTTPPAKSPRGGPGSGGHGPLRYRSSDSVEQSLMVGLRVDGGAQQCLDCGLCFASPGSLSRHRFISHKKKRGAGNASALGLGDGEEEAPPPLRSDPEGGESPLPASGGPLTCKVCGKSCDSPLNLKTHFRTHGMAFIRARQGGSGDN is encoded by the exons ATGGGGGACATGAAGACCCCTGATTTTGATGACCTCCTCGCTGCCTTTGACATCCCCGATATTGACACAAATGAAGCCATCCACTCTGGGCCAGAAGAAAACGAAGGGCCTGGTGGCCCAGGAAAGCCAGAACCCAGTGTAGGAGTTGACTCTGGAGAAGCAACGGCAGCAGCTGCCagagatggcaccgaggttccagCCCAGGCCTCTGATCATGGCCTGCCACCACCAGACATCTCAGCAGTCAGCGTTATTGTCAAGAACACTGTGTGTCCTGAGCAGCCTGAGTCCCCAGCTGGGAGTTCAGGAGGCGAGGGGACGCGGGCTGAGGGGGTGACTAAGGAAGTACCTGTGGGGCCTCATCTGATGCAAAATGGTTTTGGGGGCCCTGAGTCCTCTCTTCCAGGTACACCCCActctccagctcctcccagtGGGGGTACCTGGAAAGAAAAAGCCATGGAAGGCAAAGCTCCTTTGGACCTCTTTGCTCATTTTGGGCCCGAGCCAGGGGAGCACCCagacccccaccctccctctgcaccctccccaCCTCGGGAAGGGACCATGACCtcacctcctttcccctctccctttgagCTGTCCCGGGAGAATGGCCCAGACTTGCTGCCACCTGGTTCTCCTCCACCACTGGGGACCATGAAGCAAGATAGCTGCAGCCCCCTTCATCCTCAGGGCCTAGCCGGAATTGGCTCTGGTGTGAGCCCCGAGGCCTCCGGCATTTCTGCCGGTGCCTCGCCTTCCCAGGTTGCTGGGTTGTCCTTCTTCAAGCAGTCTCCAGGGCATCAGagccctgctgcctcccccaAAGTGCCCCGCTGTCAGCCcctgaaggaagaagaagaggaggggccAGTGGATAAGCCTTCCCCTGAAAGTCCCCAGAGTCCCTCCAGTGGAGCTGAGGCTGCAGATGAGGACAGCAATGACTCCCCTGCCTCTTCTAGCTCCTCGAGGCCTCTCAAGGTGCGGATCAAGACCATTAAGACCTCCTGCGGGAATATCACAAGGACGGTAACCCGGGTCCCCTCAGACCCCGATCCTCCTACCCCCTTGGCTGAGGGGACCCTCCTGGCTGAGGCTGGCCTCCTGAAGCTGTCCCCTGCAACCTCGACCCCTGAGGGTCCGAAGGTAGTGAGTGTCCAGCTGGGGGATGGCACAAGGCTAAAGGGCACCGTGCTGCCCGTGGCCACCATCCAGAACGCCAGTACCGCCATGCTGATGGCTGCCAGCGTGGCCCGAAAAGCTGTGGTTCTGCCTGGGGGCACTGCTACCAGCCCTAAGACGATGGCTAAGAATGTGCTAGGGCTGGTGCCCCAAGCCCTGCCCAAGGTGGAGgggcgggcagggctggggactgGGGGGCAGAAGGTGAATGGTGCCTCCGTGGTGATGGTGCAGCCTTCCAAGCCGGCCactgggccaggggctgggggtggcacAGTGATCTCGCGGACGCAGTCCAGTCTGGTGGAGGCCTTCAACAAGATCCTCAACAGCAAGAACCTGCTGCCTGCCTACCGGCCCAACCTGAGTCCGCCAGCTGACGCTGGGCTGGCCCTGCCTCCAACGGGCTATCGCTGCCTTGAGTGTGGGGACGCCTTCTCACTGGAGAAGAGTCTGGCGCGGCACTACGACCGCCGGAGCATGCGCATCGAGGTCACCTGCAACCACTGTGCCCGTCGCCTCGTCTTTTTCAACAAATGCAGCCTGCTGCTGCATGCCCGAGAGCACAAGGACAAAGGGCTCGTCATGCAGTGCTCGCACCTGGTCATGAAGCCTGTCGCCCTGGACCAGATGGTGGGCCAGCCGGACATCACGCCCCTGCTGGCTGTCCCACCAGCCCTCGGACCTCCCGCCTTGCCTGCGTTGGGCAAGGGTGATGGGGCCGCCATCGCCGCCGCCATCACTGTGGTTGCTGCTGAGGCCCCAGTGCTGCCACTCTCGTCTGAGCCGCCTGCCGCCCCTGCCACCTCAGCCTACACGTGCTTTCGCTGCCTGGAGTGCAAGGAGCAGTGCCGGGACAAGGCCGGCATGGCTGCCCACTTCCAGCAGCTCGGGCCCTCTGCCCCGGGAGCCAACAGCACT GTGTGCCCGACCTGCCCCATGATGCTCCCCAACCGCTGCAGCTTCAGTGCCCACCAGCGCATGCATAAGAACCGGCCTCCCCACGTCTGCCCTGAGTGTGGGGGCAACTTCCTGCAAGCCAATTTTCAGACCCACCTGCGGGAGGCCTGTCTACATCTGTCTCGCCGTGTGGGATACAg GTGCCCCAGCTGTGCGGTGGTGTTCGGGGGCGTGAACtccatcaagtcccacatccagacGTCGCACTGCGAGGTTTTCCATAAGTGCCCCATCTGCCCCATGGCCTTCAAGTCTGCGCCCAGCGCCCATGCCCACCTGTACACCCAGCATCCCAGCTTCCACACGCAGCAAGCCAA GATGATCTACAAGTGCGCCATGTGTGACACAGTCTTCACTCACAAACCCCTCCTCTCCTCACACTTCGACCAGCATCTGTTGCCCCAGCGTGTCAGCGTCTTTAAGTGCCCATCTTGTCCTCTGCTTTTTGCCCAAAAAAGGACCATGCTGGAACATCTTAAG AACACCCATCAGTCCGGGCGCCCCGGGGAGGAGACGGCTGGGAAAGGGGGTGCAGGTGCCCTCATGACCCCCAAGGCTGAGCCTGAGGACTTGGCTGTGTCCCGGGGAGGAGCAGCTGCCCCTACTGAGGAATCGTCTTCATCCTCAGAAGAGGAAGAACTGCCCAGCTCTCCTGAGCCCCCTCGTGCGACCAAACGGCCCCGACGGGAACTAGGGAACAAAGGCatcaagggtgggggtgggggccctgGAGGCTGGACCTGTGGCCTTTGTCACTCCTGGTTTCCTGAGCGAGATGAGTATGTGGCTCACATGAAGAAAGAGCATGGCAAG TCAGTGAAAAAGTTTCCCTGTCGCCTGTGTGAGCGCTCCTTCTGTTCCGCCCCCAGCCTGAGGCGCCATGTCAGGGTCAATCACGAGGGTATCAAACGAGTTTACCCATGCAG GTATTGCACAGAGGGAAAGCGCACCTTCAGCAGCCGCCTGATCCTGGAGAAGCACGTCCAGGTCCGGCATGGCTTGCCGCTCGGGGCCCAGTCCCCTGGCCGGGGGAGCACCCTAGCTCGGGGCCCCAGTGCCAGAGCCCAG GGGCCAGGACGGAAACGCCGCCAGTCCTCTGACTCTTGTAGTGAAGAGCCAGACAGTACGACACCTCCAGCCAAGTCCCCTAGGGGTGGGCCTGGCTCTGGAGGCCATGGCCCCCTGCGCTACCGGAGCAGCGATTCAGTGGAGCAGAGCCTCATGGTGGGCTTGAGGGTGGATGGTGGTGCCCAGCAGTGCCTCGACTGCGGCTTGTGCTTCGCCTCCCCTGGCTCTCTGAGCAGGCACCGTTTCATCAGCCACAAGAAGAAACGGGGTGCGGGTAATGCCAGTGCCCTGGGCCTGGGTGATGGGGAAGAAGAGGCCCCTCCTCCACTGAGGTCTGACCCAGAGGGTGGAGAGTCTCCCTTGCCTGCTTCTGGAGGCCCGCTGACCTGTAAGGTCTGTGGCAAGAGCTGTGACAGCCCGCTCAACCTCAAGACCCATTTCCGCACACATGGCATGGCATTCATCAGGGCCCGGCAAGGGGGCAGTGGGGACAACTAG